In Malania oleifera isolate guangnan ecotype guangnan chromosome 8, ASM2987363v1, whole genome shotgun sequence, a single window of DNA contains:
- the LOC131162403 gene encoding protein SMALL AUXIN UP-REGULATED RNA 12-like → MTAGFGKCSKIRHIVRLRQMLRRWRNKAASSRMSSAGPRIPSDVPAGHVAVCVGTSCRRFVVRASYLNHPVFKKLLVQAEEEYGFNNQGPLAIPCDESVFEEILRFLARSSESGNSARFVNLEDFQRYCHVGIRSNWHESRPLLQGFADKTVW, encoded by the coding sequence ATGACTGCCGGCTTCGGGAAGTGCAGCAAAATCCGCCACATTGTGAGGCTCCGGCAGATGCTCCGGCGGTGGCGCAACAAAGCGGCGTCCTCGCGCATGTCGTCGGCCGGCCCCCGCATCCCCTCCGACGTGCCTGCAGGCCACGTGGCGGTCTGCGTGGGCACCAGTTGCAGGAGATTCGTGGTGCGCGCGTCGTACCTGAACCACCCGGTCTTCAAGAAACTTCTGGTCCAGGCGGAGGAGGAGTACGGGTTCAACAACCAGGGCCCGCTGGCCATCCCCTGCGACGAGTCCGTGTTCGAGGAGATCCTCCGGTTCTTGGCTCGCTCCTCCGAGTCGGGCAACTCGGCGCGGTTTGTCAATCTCGAGGACTTCCAGAGATACTGCCACGTGGGCATCCGGAGCAACTGGCACGAATCTCGGCCGCTGCTTCAAGGGTTCGCTGACAAAACGGTCTGGTAA